In Sorghum bicolor cultivar BTx623 chromosome 10, Sorghum_bicolor_NCBIv3, whole genome shotgun sequence, one genomic interval encodes:
- the LOC110431053 gene encoding uncharacterized protein LOC110431053: protein MLFRGETYEKLDNCPVFQASRWKDRENKKVPAKVQRYFPLIPRLQRLFVSKKSSEEVRWHKLKRKHNEKEMTHPADGKAWEDFDKCWPNFAEDAQNLRLGLATDGFNPFSNMSSSYSMWPVFVIPYNLPPWLCMQESNFMMSLLIPGPTSPGKAFDVFLQPLVDDLLKLWSGVNTFDALTGKDFKLPAVVLWCIHDYPALSTLSGRTTSGYFACLHCDKNPLSYAIRSKLCYIGHCRFLPRGHRLCNASDFKSLHGTSEKPGTFTKEELLEELEKVRDVRVGQKRKRSRGHVPIWGRRVCLWDLPYWSSLKLRHNLDVMHIEKNVCKSLLGTIIDIKGKSKDTTNARLDLADLNIRKELQLLHNGDDYDVPKARYTLSQEKKTQFLNFLKGAKFPDEYASNIQRCLTSDAIKWQGLKTHDCHILLQRIILAGLRGLLDDDIYRTIAEFGKFFRELCSQRLDKDLLARMKMEIPIILCKLEKIFPPAFFDVMVHLAVHLPDEAILRGPMQFGWMYPIERRLYTLKKSVRNKARLEGSIAEAYVADEALIFCSRYMEDVETRFNRLLRNVGFSDQSLYTVDVFGHGVNLIGACEFSYTEEFDQLSWYVLYNCDRAEIYIKKFQDSLTASGWLLQILTEGLSRVL, encoded by the exons ATGCTATTCAGGGGCGAAACATATGAAAAGCTCGATAATTGTCCAGTTTTTCAAGCATCAAGATGGAAAGATCGTGAGAATAAGAAGGTTCCTGCAAAGGTACAGAGGTATTTTCCATTGATACCTAGGCTTCAAAGGTTGTTTGTTTCCAAGAAATCATCTGAGGAAGTACGGTGGCATAAGTTGAAGAGGAAACACAATGAGAAGGAAATGACCCATCCTGCTGATGGAAAGGCATGGGAAGATTTTGACAAGTGCTGGCCTAATTTTGCCGAAGACGCACAGAACCTGAGACTTGGACTTGCCACAGATGGTTTCAATCCTTTTAGCAACATGAGTTCATCTTACAGCATGTGGCCTGTTTTTGTGATTCCATACAACTTGCCACCTTGGTTGTGCATGCAAGAATCTAATTTCATGATGTCCTTGTTGATTCCTGGTCCTACTTCACCGGGGAAAGCCTTTGATGTTTTCTTGCAGCCTCTTGTAGATGATTTACTTAAGCTATGGTCTGGGGTGAATACTTTTGATGCTTTGACCGGAAAAGATTTCAAGCTTCCTGCTGTAGTGTTGTGGTGTATTCATGACTATCCAGCATTGAGTACTCTGTCAGGGCGTACCACAAGTGGTTACTttgcttgtctccattgtgacaAAAATCCTCTGTCCTATGCCATAAGGAGCAAGCTATGTTATATTGGGCACTGTCGTTTCCTTCCGAGAGGTCATCGTTTGTGCAATGCCAGTGATTTTAAGTCTCTTCATGGTACTAGTGAAAAGCCAGGTACTTTCACCAAAGAAGAGctgctagaagaactagaaaagGTTAGAGATGTTAGAGTTGGACAAAAAAGGAAGCGTTCTAGGGGTCATGTGCCAATTTGGGGTAGAAGGGTTTGTTTGTGGGACTTACCATATTGGTCATCTCTGAAGCTCAGGCACAATcttgatgtcatgcacattgaaAAAAATGTGTGTAAAAGTCTGCTCGGTACCATTATTGACATCAAAGGGAAGTCAAAAGACACAACCAATGCAAGGTTAGATCTTGCTGATCTGAACATTAGGAAGGAGTTGCAATTGCTGCATAATGGAGATGACTATGACGTGCCTAAAGCTCGATATACATTGTCCCAGGAAAAGAAGACTCAATTTCTGAATTTCTTGAAGGGTGCCAAGTTTCCAGATGAGTATGCTTCAAATATACAAAGGTGCTTAACTAGTGATGCAATCAAGTGGCAAGGCCTGAAAACTCATGACTGTCACATTCTGTTGCAAAGGATTATACTTGCTGGGTTAAGAGGGTTGTTGGATGATGATATCTATCGAACAATTGCTGAGTTTGGCAAATTTTTCAGGGAATTGTGTAGCCAAAGACTGGACAAAGATTTGTTGGCACGAATGAAGATGGAAATTCCTATCATATTGTGCAAGCTCGAGAAAATCTTCCCCCCTGCTTTTTTTGATGTAATGGTTCACCTTGCTGTCCATTTACCTGATGAGGCCATCCTTCGAGGACCTATGCAATTTGGTTGGATGTACCCAATTGAACGCCGCTTGTATACTCTAAAGAAGTCAGTTAGGAACAAGGCACGTCTAGAAGGCTCAATTGCAGAGGCTTATGTGGCAGATGAAGCCCTCATATTCTGCTCTAGATATATGGAAGATGTGGAGACAAGGTTTAATCGGCTTCTAAGAAATGTTGGATTTTCAGATCAATCGTTGTATACTGTTGATGTTTTTGGGCATGGTGTTAACCTTATCGGTGCATGTGAGTTTTCTTACACTGAGgaatttgatcagttgtcttggTATGTTCTCTATAATTGTGATCGGGCCGAGATATACATAAA AAAGTTTCAAGATTCATTAACAGCATCAGGGTGGCTGCTGCAGATCTTGACAGAAGGACTAAGCAGGGTTTTGTGA